The Microterricola viridarii nucleotide sequence TCGCTCTCCGGCTCGAGGGCTTCGTAGCGCACGGAGAGCGTCGTCGTGCCCGTCGTGCCGCCGGCTCCGGCCGCGGCCTCCCGCAACGCGTCGAGCGCGGTGTTGGTGCGCAGGTCGTCGGGGGCGTCGATGCTCGTGAACGCTGGCGGCAGCACGACGGGTGCGTCCGGCGCCACGGTCAGCTCTTCCACGGGGATCCCCACCGCGGGTTGAGCGCTCAGGCCGAGGGCGTCGGACACCTGCACGGCCACGCCGGCGCCGAGCGCGAGGAGCGCGGCCGCAGTGCCGAGGAGCGTCAATCTGTGGCGCAACTCACGTTTCACTGCACCAGACTAGCGCCCGCTGTACCCCAGTTCGGGCGAGCGTTCCTCACGGATGAGCTCACGCGGACAGTGCGTTTTGGGCGGTGATGGGGGCTGGGAAGTCGAGCCTCAAGTGACTAGCCTCAAAGTTATGGCAACTGCGGAGAAGTCCAAGCAGCCAGGAGTGAAGCGGTGGGTTTTCTGGCCGGCCGCGGTCATCGTCACGGTCTTCGTCGGCTTCGCCTTGTTGGCGCCGAACGCGGCCGAGGCCCTGTTCGGCGCTATCCAGAGCAACATCGTCAACACCTTCAACTGGTACTACGTGCTGATAGCCGCGTTCTTCGTGGCCTTCTGCCTGTTCCTCGGGTTCAGCCGCTTCGGCGACATCCGCCTCGGCAAGGACGACGAGGAACCGGAATTCTCGTTGATGTCCTGGTTCTCGCTGCTCTTCGCCGCGGGCATGGGCATCGGGCTCGTCTTCTACGGGGTCAGTGAGCCGCTCAGCCACTTCGCGACTCCGCGCCCCGGAGTCGAGGGGACGCCGCCGGAATTGGCCCAACTGGCGCTCACGCAGACCTACCTGCACTGGGGCGTGCACGCCTGGTCGATCTATGTCGTGGTCGGCCTCGCCCTGGCCTACGCGATCCACCGCCGCAACCGGCCCATCTCGATCCGCTGGGCCTTGGAGCCGCTGCTCGGCAAGAAGGTGCGCGGCGCGTGGGGCAACGCGGTCGACGTGATCGCGCTGGTCGGCACCTTGTTCGGCGTCGCGACATCCCTCGGCCTCGGGGTGTTGCAGATCGGCGCCGGGCTCGACGCTGCCGGGTTCGGCAAGCCGACGGAGCTCTTGCAGGTCGTGATCATCCTCGTCATCTCCTGCTTCGTGCTGTTCTCGGTGCTCTCCGGTGTGGAGAAGGGCATGAAGTGGCTGTCCAACACCAACCTCGTGCTCGCCGGCCTGCTCGTGATCTACCTGCTGGTGACCGGCCCGACCACCTTCCTGCTGCGCGAGTTTGTGCAGTCGATCGGCGGGTACATCCAGAACTTCGTGAGCCTGTCGTTCAACGTCAACGCGTTCACCGGGGATGCCGGGGAGTCCTGGCAGGCCAGCTGGACGTCGTTCTACTGGGGCTGGTGGATCTCCTGGGCGCCCTTCGTCGGCATCTTCATCGCCCGCGTCTCGCGGGGGCGCACGGTGCGGCAGTTCGTGACCGGCGTGATCTTGGTGCCGACGCTCATCGGCGTGCTCTGGTTCAGTGTGCTGGGCGGCACGGCCATCGCCATGGAGCTGGCCAACCCGGGCACGCTGGTCGGCGCCAACGGCGCCGTCAACCTGGAGGGCGCACTCTTCACGATGCTCGCCCAGATCCCCGGCGGCCAGGTGATCACCTATGGCGTCATCCTGTTGATCGGCCTGTTCTTCATCACCTCCGCCGACTCCGGCGCCCTCGTGATGGGCATGCTCGCGACCGGCGGGCAGATCCACCCGGCACGCTGGATTCGCATCTTCTTCACCGCGATCACCGCGCTGCTCGCGATCGCCCTGCTGCTCACCGGCGGGCTCAAAGCACTGCAGACGGCGGCGATCATCATCGCGCTGCCGTTCAGCGTCGTGATGCTCATGATCTGTTGGTCGACCGTGCTCGCCTTCAGTCGGGAACGCCGCGCCTACGTGCTGGCCCGGCGGGCGCAGCTCGTCGACAACATCGGTGACTTCTACGGCTTGGACCCGGAGGAGGCCGCCGACGACGTGGCGACGTCCGGACCCACGTTCTGGACATGGCCGCTGCGGAAACGCGCGCAAGGACGCCCGGGCGACCCGTTGCCGCCGGAACAGGTGCTGATCACGACGGCGGAGAGCCTGCCGGACCCGGAGCCGTCGACGGCCGCCATCGACATCCTGGTGGAGGTCGAGCAGTTGGCTCAGGCGGGCGAGAGCCTCGAAGACGCCGCGATAGACGCGCAGGACCTCCCCGTTGGCGGCATAGACGAATTCGGAGTTCACGATCCGAAGCACCGGGACACGGCGCAGTATGACACTCAGACGCCGCCCGATGGCGGCGAGCAGCCCGGCGAGGGAGGGCCGCGGGAACCGCAGCCCTAGCCCGCGCTGTCCGCGTCGACCCGCTTCGGCAGGGCGAAGACCAGCAGGAAGGCGAGGACGCTGAGTCCCGCGCTCACCGCGAGCGCGGACGTGGCGCTGCTGGCGAAGGCATCCGCGACACCCGACGGCCCGGTGACGGTGAGGGTGCCGAACAGCACGCTGCCGACGACGGCGATGCCGATGGCGCTGCCGACGCGCTGCATCACGCTGATGACGCCGCTGGCCGCCCCCGCCTCCGACCGGTCGACGGTGGCGACGATGAACTGGGCGTTCGGGGCGATGAAGAGGCCATTGCCGATGCCGGCGATGAACAGCGGGGGCAGCAGCAGCCAGTGTGTGAGGTCGCTGGCCGGCGTGACGAAAAGGATCACCCACAGCCAGACCAGGCCGATGCTGACCAGGCCGGTGCCGATGACGAGGATGGTGCGCCCGAGCGTTCGGGACAGCCGGTCGCTGAAGGACGCGCCCAGGATGCTGCCGATGGCGAAGGGCACCGACACGATGCCGGACTCGAGCGCGGTGTGGCCGAGACCCGCCTGCCAGAGCAGCGAGATGATGAAGAAGATTCCGGTGAACGAGGCGAAGTAGACGAGGGCGAGGATGACGCCGCCGCTGAACGCGGGATGGCTGAACAGGTGGGGTGGCACCAGCGGAGACTTGTCCGCCCTCGCGAGCCGCACCTCCCAGAGGGCGAACAGCACGATGAGGAGGGCGCCCGCGGCCAGAGTGACGAAGGTCCAGAGCGGCCAGCCCTCGTCCTGTCCCTCGATCAGCGGCACGAGCAGCGCCACGAGGCCGGCGGTGAGCAGCAGCAGGCCGACCGGGTCCGTGCCGGTCCTGACCAGCTGGCGCTCGTGCGCGGGCAGCAGGACCGCCGCGGCGATCAGTGCGATCACGCCGATCGGCAGATTCACCCAGAACACGAGCCGCCAGCCGTTCTCGTCGCCGAACGCCTCGATGATCAGCCCGCCGAGGATCGGGCCGATCGCCGTGGAGACACCGATGACGGCGCCCATGATTGCGAACGCCTTGCCGCGGCTCTTCAGCGGGAACAGCAGCTGGATGGTGGCCGTGACGGCCGGCACGAAGATGCCTCCGGCGAAGCCCTGGACGACGCGGGCGACCACCAGTTGGAGGTCGTTCGTCGCGAGCCCGCAGGCCAGGCTGGCGAGGGTGAACAGGGCGAGGCCCGTGAAGAACACCCACTTGTGGCCGATCCTGTCGCCGACCCGGCCGGCCGGGATGAGGGCGAGGCCGAAGGCGAGCGCGTAGCCCGAGATGATCCAGGACAGCGTCGCCTCGGAGGCGTCGAGGCTGGTGCGGATGGTGGGCAGGGCCACGTTGACGATCGTCGTGTCGAGCAGGGCCATGAACATGCCGAGCATGAGCACGATGAGGGCGAACCACGCCCGGCGGGGCACCGCCGGTGAGGCGGCGGTGGGCACGGCACCGGCGAGGGGAGTCTCAGGCACGAGCGGGGTCCTTCCGAGTGACGGGCGTCGCCGCGATGCGCGACTGATCAAGTATCGCCCCGCGCGGGCCATGCCGGAACAGCATTCGCCGGGCGGATGACGCGGGGCGGTCAGCTGGGATCAGCAACGGCTCAGCAGCAGATCAGCAGGCGCCCC carries:
- a CDS encoding BCCT family transporter — its product is MATAEKSKQPGVKRWVFWPAAVIVTVFVGFALLAPNAAEALFGAIQSNIVNTFNWYYVLIAAFFVAFCLFLGFSRFGDIRLGKDDEEPEFSLMSWFSLLFAAGMGIGLVFYGVSEPLSHFATPRPGVEGTPPELAQLALTQTYLHWGVHAWSIYVVVGLALAYAIHRRNRPISIRWALEPLLGKKVRGAWGNAVDVIALVGTLFGVATSLGLGVLQIGAGLDAAGFGKPTELLQVVIILVISCFVLFSVLSGVEKGMKWLSNTNLVLAGLLVIYLLVTGPTTFLLREFVQSIGGYIQNFVSLSFNVNAFTGDAGESWQASWTSFYWGWWISWAPFVGIFIARVSRGRTVRQFVTGVILVPTLIGVLWFSVLGGTAIAMELANPGTLVGANGAVNLEGALFTMLAQIPGGQVITYGVILLIGLFFITSADSGALVMGMLATGGQIHPARWIRIFFTAITALLAIALLLTGGLKALQTAAIIIALPFSVVMLMICWSTVLAFSRERRAYVLARRAQLVDNIGDFYGLDPEEAADDVATSGPTFWTWPLRKRAQGRPGDPLPPEQVLITTAESLPDPEPSTAAIDILVEVEQLAQAGESLEDAAIDAQDLPVGGIDEFGVHDPKHRDTAQYDTQTPPDGGEQPGEGGPREPQP
- a CDS encoding DHA2 family efflux MFS transporter permease subunit, encoding MPETPLAGAVPTAASPAVPRRAWFALIVLMLGMFMALLDTTIVNVALPTIRTSLDASEATLSWIISGYALAFGLALIPAGRVGDRIGHKWVFFTGLALFTLASLACGLATNDLQLVVARVVQGFAGGIFVPAVTATIQLLFPLKSRGKAFAIMGAVIGVSTAIGPILGGLIIEAFGDENGWRLVFWVNLPIGVIALIAAAVLLPAHERQLVRTGTDPVGLLLLTAGLVALLVPLIEGQDEGWPLWTFVTLAAGALLIVLFALWEVRLARADKSPLVPPHLFSHPAFSGGVILALVYFASFTGIFFIISLLWQAGLGHTALESGIVSVPFAIGSILGASFSDRLSRTLGRTILVIGTGLVSIGLVWLWVILFVTPASDLTHWLLLPPLFIAGIGNGLFIAPNAQFIVATVDRSEAGAASGVISVMQRVGSAIGIAVVGSVLFGTLTVTGPSGVADAFASSATSALAVSAGLSVLAFLLVFALPKRVDADSAG